In Pirellulales bacterium, the sequence AAGTTGATGTTCACTCGAAATCCCTCCGTGGCTGCGGTTTCGTTGTTCCTGAACAAACATGAAACACCGCAAAACCGCCGAGGGATTTCGTTTTCTTGAAATTGCTCGCGAATTCACCCAAGAGAGTTCGCTTGATTAAGGATTAGTTCTGACCCTTTTTTATGCGGTCAAGGAAATTAATTCTGACCCCTCTTTTGTTTAGTTCTGACCCCTTTTTTGTTCGAACCGCGCGCTGACGCGGGTGGAAATTCCGCCGCGCGGGGTGAAGTCGGCGATGAGCGTCATTCGCCGCGGTTGGATCGCCGCCACGAGGTCGTCGAGGATGCGATTGGTGGCGTGCTCGTAAAAAATTCCCTCGTTGCGAAACTGCTGCAAATAGAGTTTCAAGCTTTTTAGCTCGACGCAACGGCGCCCCGGCGTGTAGGTGATCGTCAGCGTGGCGAAGTCGGGCTGGCCCGTTTTGGGGCAAACCGACGTGAATTCGGGGCAGACGATTTCAATCGTGTAGTCGCGGCCGGCATATTGGTTGTCGAACATTTCGAGGATGCTGCGGAAATTGTCGGTCAAAGACGGGGCTCCTATTCGGGTCAGTTTTATTTTGGCATGATGGCAAGTCGGCTGGAAGTGGGTGGATGGTGCGCGATGCAAGTTGAAGGGTCTATAGCGGGGTATCCCAGGCTCCCAGGGAAGGCCGGGGGTGGTTCGGGGCAGTGGAGAACGGGTTGCGGGCCTTCCCTGGGTTTGGGGGGCGAAATGGTGCTATGCGAATTGCTGAGATTTTTTGTTCGCGGCAAGGGGAAGGGATGCTCAGCGGCACCCCGAGTGTCTTCGTGCGCGCAAGTGGGTGCAATCTTCGCTGCCGATTCTGCGACACGCCGTACACATCGTGGAATCCCGAGGGAGACGATCTTTCGGTCGTCGAAATCTTGCGCCAAGTCGCTGGCGCCGATTGCCGCCATGTTGTCGTCACCGGCGGCGAGCCGATGCTGTTTGCCGAGTTGATTCCGCTCTGCGAAGGGCTGCGGCAGGACGGGCATCACATCACGATCGAGACTGCCGGCACGCTTGTTCTACCGGTCGAATGCGACCTGATGTCGATCAGTCCGAAGCTATCGAATTCCACGCCATCGGCGGATCGCGCGCCGCGCTGGCACAGCCGGCACGAAGCATCACGGCACGTGCCGGAGGTGGTGCGGCGGCTGATGCGCGCATACGAATATCAATTGAAGTTCGTCGTCGAGGCACGCTCCGATTGCGACGAAGTGGAAGCTTATTTGTGCGAGTTTCCGGAAATCGATCGCCGGCGAGTGTTGCTGATGCCGCAGGGCGTCGAGGTGGCCCAATTGGCCGAACGCGCGCAATGGCTCGCACCGCTGTGCGCCGAACGCGGGCTAACATTTTGCCCCCGCCGGCATATCGAATGGTATGGCAACAAGCGGGGGACGTAGACCGCCGGCGACGCTCTGCGGTCAGACGAGCTTGCGAACCACTTGCAGAAACACGATGATCGCCCCGATGCCGGCCAAAACCGTCTTGAGTTGATCGCCGAACGTGTGGCCGGCGATTTGTTCCCAACTGATGTCGGCGGGCTGGGCCGTTCGGGGTTGACCGGAGGTCGAACTCGCGTTTGCGCCGCCAGTCGAATTCGCCGTCGGCGAGGGCGGCATCGGCGGCAGGGGGCTGATGATCGCCGCGAGCGGACCGGCGCAATGCGGATCGATTTGCGCGGGGCCAAGCGGTGATTCCTGCGGCGCGCCATCCGGCATTGGGGGCGGCGGAAGCGTGGTCGCGTAAGATTGAGAGCCACCAGGCGGCGTGCTCATTGTGCCGATCGGCAGCGAAATTGGGGGAAAGTTCGTCGTGCGGGGCCAACTGCCTGCGACGGCGCTTCCGGCTGTCGCGGCCCTGTTCGCCTGGTTCACCAGCGGATTGTTTGGCGACGGCACTATTCGCAGCGGAGCGGTTGAAGCGACCATCGGCGCGGCGCCTTGGCCGATCGAATTCAGAAACAATCGCACCCGGCCGCAATAGGTTCCGGACGTGTCGCCGTCCCCTTCGCCGAACAAGACGCCTGCCAATTCGCCGCGGCTATTGAGGATCGGGCCGCCGGAATCGCCGTGCCGCGCGGCCGCGTGCAGTTCGACGATTTCGTAGGGCAGATTCGGTCCCGGCGAAAGATATTCCGTGCAGGGCCCGCTGATGGCCCGGTAGTTTCCCGGACCGTAGCCGGCGATTGTGAGGATGTCGCCGGGCCGCGGCGCTTGGGTGGCGATCGGCACCGGCGACACGTGCGGCTTCCACACGGCGACGGCCGCCAAATCCCAATCGCGGTCGGTCTTGAGCACGAAGCCGGGCGACTGAAAGCCGTCGGGAAATGAAACGATTACATTGCCGACGGCATCTCGCACGACGTGCCAATTCGTCAGCACCAATCCGTGCGACTGGCTGACATCGACGAGCGTGCCGGAGCCAAGCGAAGCGCCATCGCGCTCGGGCGCCGTGACTCGCACCACCGCCGGATGCGGCGTCTGCGGAGCAGCCGACCAAATGGCGAATTGCGCGAAAGCGTTCGCAGGAACAACGAGGGCGAATAGGAGTGCCGCGGCGAATCGCCGGGCGCGCAGAGGAATGTCGTGCCGCGCCAAGCGGGGCGCGGCTGGCAAACGTCGGACCGTATCAACGTCCGGCCGAAATAGATTCATCGGGGGCGGGAGGATTCGAGCGGCCGTGTCAGCGTTTGAGCTGCGGATGGTGCGGCGGGGGCAGCGATGCATGGGAGCGGCGAGTTTCCCGTTGCACGATCAGCCGCAACAGCTTTCGGCGGAGGCGGTCCTTTTCAGACTCGGCGCCGTCCGTCAACGGTTTGATGGTTTCAGGCATCGGAATTTGCTTGGCTTTCTCTGGCAGCGGATTGGCCCGGTCGGGGACGGAGCGGGATTGCGTGTCCGGCCGTGAAAGAATGGGGACAGGCGCCTCGCGGCAGTCGTCTTTTCGGGCTTCTTTCGATTTGGCTTGGAGCCAGTTCCCATTGTTTCGCAAGTTCTCATGCTGCGATCGGCCGGCCGCCTTGCAGGTCGGCGTCGCGCGGCGGAAATTCTTGGCCGTTGTTGTACTGGTCTTTCAGGCGTTGCAATTCGGCGCGCAAGGCCGTCTCCGCCAGCTTTGCCAGCGTCATCCGCGCCGGAAAACCGGCAAGATGGACGGCCGCGTTGCGAGCTTCGTCCAAAACATCGACCGGAAGGTACAACGTCGCCCGGACCTTTGGGCAGTCGTCGCGTCGGGAATGGTGGTTCATCATGGGTGGGGAAAAAACGTCTGACGTTTCGTAAGTTGCCGCACTATGGATGAATGTCGGACGTTTTGGCGGTCGGAAATAAGCGTCCCGCCGAGCGACGGAATTTCTTACCAGCGCTAGAGTTTGCGCAATTCGGCGCACTCGATTCTTACGGGCGCAAACGGCCTTGCGCTTAAAAGTCGCTATAGTCAATGCAACCTGTTTTTCTTATGCAATCAGTAGACATAGCGTATCCTGCCTAATATATTATGTTCTGCAAAGCGCCCAAGCTGTGGAGACTCACATGATTCGTAGGCAGTCGCGAGCCGTGGAAACGCTATCGCCGTCGCGAGGTTTGCTAGCTTCGCTTTGGCGGCACAAGGGAAAAGGCGCGGCTTGGGCCTTTGCGATATTAGCGGCGACGGTTGTTGTCATCCTCTATTGGCCGCGGGGTTATCGCTCGGAAGCGAGGCTCTTCGTGCGGCTTGGCCGCGAGAGCGTGAGTTTGGACCCAACGGCCACGATGGGTCAAACGATCGCCATCAATGAATCGCGCGAGAATGAAATCAACTCGATTTTAGAAGTGCTGAAAAGTCGCGACATCGCCGGTCGCGTGGTGGATATGGTCGGACCCGAGTTGCTGCTTGACAGTTCGAATCGGCCCACTGGTTTGCGGAAGCAGCCGGAATGGTTGGGCGATGCAATCGGAGCGTTGCCCCGCTTGGACAAGTTTCCGGTGTCGGATCGCGAGCGGGCCGTGACGCGGCTCGAAGATCATCTCGAAGTGTGGACGCCCAAGAAGACCAGCGTCATCGGCATCCGCTATCTGGCCGCGACCCCGGAAGCGGCCCAACGCATCGTGGCGTCGGTGTTGGAAATTTATCGCAGCGAGCATGAGAGGCTGCATCATTCCGACCGATCATACGGGTTCTTCATGGAGCAAAAACACCTGCTGCAAGACGAGCTGCGTCAAGCCCGCGATCAACTCGAAAATGCCAAGAGCCAGCTCGGCCTGACATCGATCGAAAGCCAGCAAACCACCATTCAGGACGAGATTCGGGCGATCGAGGCCCAATTAGTCGGGGCTCGGTCCGAGCTGGCCGCCAGCGAAGCGAAAGTCGGCGCTTTGAAGCGGGCACTCGATGTCGTGCCCGCTCGAGAGGTGACGCAAGATGTCGTCGGCTTTCCAAATTTAGGCACCGATGCGATGCGTGATTCGCTCTTCAAATTGCAGGCCGCGCAAGCGGAGATGCAGTCGAAATACACCGCCGAGCACCCGCTGATGGTCGCGATGAACGAGCAAATCCGCAAATTGCAAGCGATGCTCGACCAACAACCCAAGGAACGCACTCAATCGACGACGGCTATTCACCCGGGCCATCAACAGTTGGAATTGTCTTGGCTCACCGAGCAGGCGAATTTCGCCTCGCTCGGGGCGCGGGTGAAGAAATTAGACGCCGAGCATCAATTGGCCGTCGCTCGGATCAAGGATCTGAACCGCAAGGAAGGCGGCATCGTGCAGGCGCAGCGGCAAGTCGATTTGCTCGAGGCCAATTACCGCACTTACGCCGAGAAGCTCGAGCAAGCCCGCATCGATCAGCAACTCGATTCGGAGCAGATTTCGAACGTTGCGGTCATTCAGCCGGCAACGTATGTGGCCAAGGTCGCCAGTCCGAATCGGCCGTTGGTCGCCGGCTTGGGGGCGATTTTAGCGGTCGCCGGCAGCGTATTGATTTGCATGCTGGCCGACTACCACGACCATTCGTTGAAGACGGCGGACGACGTTGAAAAGAGTCTGGATTTGCCCGTTCTAATGTCCATTCCGAGGCTGTCGCGAGAGAACATGTCTTGGAGCCGAGTTGGAAAGGGGCCGAATGATTCGAAGCACTGATTCCCTGGCCGCTTCCGAAACGAACGGCCGGCCTGCCGCGACGATTCAGCCCGCCGAAAGGCGCGGCGCTCCGGAGCTCGACAAGCATTTTGTCGGCCTCTATCAACGATCGCTCGCCCTGCGCAACGGGTCGCCGCAAGCCGGGTATGCGATCGGCGTTACAAGCTCGCTGCCGGACGAGGGCGTAAGCACCGTGGCGATCGGATTAGCAACCTGCGCTGCGCTGCTTGGCGGAGCGCCCGTGTTGCTGATCGACGCCAATTTAGGCCGCCCGTCGCTTGCTCGAATGTTCGAGATCGGCGACGAGCCGGGGCTGTTCGAGGTTTTGACGGGCACGATGGAGGCCGGCGATTGCATTCGGCCGTCGAATTGCGACGGACTTTCATTGATGACCTCAGGCTGCTGGACTTCAGGCATCCAGCCGGCATATGTGCCGAGCGCATTGGCGGCCCTGATCGGCGAGTTGCGAGGGTGCTACGCAACGATTGTGTTCGATCTTCCGGCCACGGAAGAATGCAGCCCATCGGGCGTGATCGGCAGCATGCTCGATGGTGTGCTGCTGGTCGTGGAAGCCGAGCGGATTCCGGATGAAACGGCTCGGCGGGCGATGTTGCGGCTCCAGCGAGCGAACGTTGCCATTCTAGGCGTGGTGTTGAACAAGCGCAAGTAACTCGCGGCTTCTCGCCGGATCGCGGCGCTAGCCCAACTTGGTTTTGCACTTTTGTCACCCCTGCCCTGTTGTCGTAGCGATGGAAATCAAGAATCTACTCAGTCTCCGCAAGCGTCGGTCCGAACGGCCGACCGGTTTGCGCCGCACGTCCGCAACCGCCCCGCCAAGGTTTCAATTCAAAACGCGCCGTCTCGATCGTTCCAGCGGCGTGCCCGGGGTGCATGCTCCCGAGCAGATGCGGCAGGTTCTAGCACGAGAACGGTTTGATTGTGATCGAGCCGGTACGACCTTGTCGTTGTTGGCGTTTTTCATTCCGATTGGCGCGGCCTGCGAGGGATGGTCGCAGTTGGCGAGCGTGCTCAGTTGGCGAGTGCCGCGCTCCGAGGCGGTGGGCCTGCTTGGGGCCGACCATCTGGGCGTTGTCTTGCCGGATACATCGATCGCCGACGCGCACGCCATTGCTCGCGAGGTGTTGGATGCGGTCGCCGAGCAACACGAATGCGAGTTCGACTATGCCGTGCTGGTCTATCCGTCGCATGAATTCGCGGCCCAGGCTGACGACGATGGCGCCGACAAGCCGGAGGAACCGCTGAACGCGCATCCGATGGAAGCCTTGTTCGCGTTGCCGATGCCGAGTTGGAAGCGGTTGATCGACATCGTGGGTTCGGCGATCGGTCTTGTGCTGCTCTCGCCGCTGCTGTTGGTGGTTTCACTGGCGATCAAGTTGAGTTCGCCCGGCCCGATCTTCTTCGTGCAAGATCGAGAAGGCATTGGTGGTCGGCGGTTCAAGATTTTCAAATTGCGAACGATGCACGTCGACGCCGAACAGCAAAAGTCGGATCTGCACGAACTGAACGAACGCGATGGACCGGCGTTCAAGATTCGCAACGATCCGCGTGCCACGCGGCTGGGAAGGGTCCTGCGGAAAACGTGCATCGACGAGTTGCCGCAGTTGTGGAATGTGGTGAAGGGCGATATGTCGCTGGTCGGTCCGCGGCCGCTCCCTTGGGAGGAATCGCGGGCGTGCGCTCGTTGGCATCGGCGCCGATTGGATGTGGCGCCGGGCCTCACGTGCACGTGGCAGCTCCATGGCGAGATCGGCATGCCGTTCGATGTGTGGATGCGAATGGACATCGACTATGTCGAAAACTACTGCCTTTGGACCGATGTGAAATTGGTCTTGCAAACGATGTGGCGCATCTTGCTGATGCGGGCTTCCCATTAAGTGGCGTCCGCCTCGAAGCGCGCCGTTGAAGTAGAACTGATCATGAACACTGCCATCTCCAACATTGTTGCCGAGCCGCCGCCAAGCCGGCGCGTTTGGATGGTTGGCATTTTCGCGCTGCTTTGGGCGGTATTCTATTTGGCCACGCCGCTGGATGTTCGATTCACGGTGAGCGACACCTACGATGCGGTCAACGGCGACATGTCGGACGAGGACCGTGCCGAAACCAATGTCGAGATGGCGACGCACGCGAATATGGCGCGTGAGCTTTCGCTGTTGGCGCTTGCGGTGTTTGGCGTCGCATGCTTGGCATCGCGCGCAGAGCGTCGGGTGGCTCCGCGCATCGGCGGAGTGTTCATTCTCGGCTTCCTGGCTTGGACGCTTGCAAGCGCCGTATGGTCGGGCGAGACGGGAACGACGCTTCGCAAGGCGGCCGTGTTGGGCTGCCTTTCGATGGGAGCCTTGGGTGTTGCGAAGCAATTTTCGCTGCGACAGATCGCGTGCTTCGCCGTGTTCGCCGGCGGATTGCTGCTCGTCGCGGATTTGTCGAGTGAACTGGCGCTCGGCAATTTTCAACCGCTCGACCCTGAATATCGCTTCACCGGTTTGACCTGGCCGGCATTCAATGCCTGGATGCTTTCGATAACGTTGTTGGGCGCGGCCGTTCTGTATCCGACCGCCGGGAAGTGGCGAACCGCGCTTGTGGCGCTTTCCGCAGCCGCGCTGGGCGCGATCTTGATGGCAAAGACACGGGCGAGCACCGCGGGATTGGTCGCTGGAGTTTCCGTATACGCGGCGCTGACCTGGCCCCCGCGCCGCACTCTGCTCGCTTTGTTCGCAGGCATCACGTGCATTGCGGCGGGCATCATGGTGCTTTCGCTGACGACCGGGAATGCCGGCGCGCGGCTGGTCGACGTGGTCAATCTGGGGAGATCCGAATCGGCAGAGGGAATTTCCGGCCGCTCGCAGTTATGGGAAGATCTCATGCCTTTCATCGCCGACCGCCCGCTGACCGGGTATGGCTACGAGAGCTTTTGGACGCCCAGCCATCTCGTCCAAATCGGCGAAGACAACTGGGGCGCTCCCGATGCACACAACGGATACATCAACCTGACTCTCGGCATCGGATTGATCGGGGCGGCGGCCTACGTGCTTGTGCTGCTTTTCGGATTCTGCACCGCTTGGATCCGGAGCATTAAGGCTCGCTCTGCCGACTACGCCTTCGCGTGCGGCACGATCGTCGTGTCGGCGATCAACGCGGGTTTCGTTTCCACGCAGCTATCGCCGGCGCTCTACAGCTTCGTAACGTTGGCGATTCTCGCACACCTGGGATTCATCGCCGAACCGATCGGCAAGGACCTGCCGCGAACATGACTGCGACGAACGTGAATCCCACGAAATTCTCGATCGTTATCGCCACCTATCGCCGGCCGGCGATGTTGCGCGACACGTTGCTCAGTCTCCGCACGCTCAAGATTCCGAGCAGCGTGGCGCTCGAAGTGCTGATCGTCGACAACGATCCTGGCCAATCGGCGGTCGAGGTGGCGAACGAATTGGCCGCCGAATGCGAGCAGAGCTTTGCGCTGCGATATATCGCCGAGCCGCGGACGGGCCTCAGCCATGCGCGCAATCGCGGGATCGAAGAGGCCGAAGGCGACTTCATCGGCTTTCTGGACGACGATGTGTTCATTTCCGAACACTGGCTCGTCGCCATGCTCGATTGCCTCGAGCGGACGGGAGCGGTCGCGGTAGGCGGTCCCTATGTGAATCACTGGGAAGAAGAGCCCGATCCGACAGTGCTCGCCTGCCAGTATCGACTCGTGGCCCCGGATTGGGGCGAGCACGAATGCACGTACCAGGGACGAGCGACCCCCGGTGGCGGCAATGCCGTTTTCCGCCGCCGCGTGTTCGACACCGGATTGCGATTCTCTCCGGAATTAGGCCGAATCGGCAACCTGCTGCTATCGGGCGAAGACACGGAGGTTTTCCGCAGGCTGCAAAAGCAGGGCGAGCGCTTGTGGTACTGCCCAAACGCCCCGATGCTCCACCGCATCTCCGGCGAACGATTGACCCAAGCATACTTGATCCGTCGCAGCTTTTGGTTCGGCTATTCCTACGCCATCATCGATTCACGAATCGATGGGCTTGCTGCGCAACTTTTGTACGCCGTTGCAAGGCTGGGAAAGCTGTCGCTGGTCGATACCTGCCGGTTTGCATTTGCCAAGCTCCGCCGCAGTGCGACGGGTAAGCTGATTGCTCGGTGCTCGATCGCCACGCAATGGGGCTACTTGCGGGCAACTTTTTTTCCGCTTCCGATCACCGACAACCCGCCGCCCGCGGCAGTCGTCGGCGTCGAATCGCAAACCTCGGAGGCGCCGACCGTGTCTGCATGACAGGTCTCGCGGCATGTAGAGCCGCGGCCTGCCGGACGGCGAACTTCATGGAATCTCACGGTCAATCCTTGTTAGCCGATCGGCCACAGCCGGTCGTTGCCGACCCGCTCGCGCCGCCGCGCTCGA encodes:
- a CDS encoding CpsD/CapB family tyrosine-protein kinase produces the protein MIRSTDSLAASETNGRPAATIQPAERRGAPELDKHFVGLYQRSLALRNGSPQAGYAIGVTSSLPDEGVSTVAIGLATCAALLGGAPVLLIDANLGRPSLARMFEIGDEPGLFEVLTGTMEAGDCIRPSNCDGLSLMTSGCWTSGIQPAYVPSALAALIGELRGCYATIVFDLPATEECSPSGVIGSMLDGVLLVVEAERIPDETARRAMLRLQRANVAILGVVLNKRK
- a CDS encoding GumC family protein gives rise to the protein MIRRQSRAVETLSPSRGLLASLWRHKGKGAAWAFAILAATVVVILYWPRGYRSEARLFVRLGRESVSLDPTATMGQTIAINESRENEINSILEVLKSRDIAGRVVDMVGPELLLDSSNRPTGLRKQPEWLGDAIGALPRLDKFPVSDRERAVTRLEDHLEVWTPKKTSVIGIRYLAATPEAAQRIVASVLEIYRSEHERLHHSDRSYGFFMEQKHLLQDELRQARDQLENAKSQLGLTSIESQQTTIQDEIRAIEAQLVGARSELAASEAKVGALKRALDVVPAREVTQDVVGFPNLGTDAMRDSLFKLQAAQAEMQSKYTAEHPLMVAMNEQIRKLQAMLDQQPKERTQSTTAIHPGHQQLELSWLTEQANFASLGARVKKLDAEHQLAVARIKDLNRKEGGIVQAQRQVDLLEANYRTYAEKLEQARIDQQLDSEQISNVAVIQPATYVAKVASPNRPLVAGLGAILAVAGSVLICMLADYHDHSLKTADDVEKSLDLPVLMSIPRLSRENMSWSRVGKGPNDSKH
- a CDS encoding sugar transferase, whose product is MSLLAFFIPIGAACEGWSQLASVLSWRVPRSEAVGLLGADHLGVVLPDTSIADAHAIAREVLDAVAEQHECEFDYAVLVYPSHEFAAQADDDGADKPEEPLNAHPMEALFALPMPSWKRLIDIVGSAIGLVLLSPLLLVVSLAIKLSSPGPIFFVQDREGIGGRRFKIFKLRTMHVDAEQQKSDLHELNERDGPAFKIRNDPRATRLGRVLRKTCIDELPQLWNVVKGDMSLVGPRPLPWEESRACARWHRRRLDVAPGLTCTWQLHGEIGMPFDVWMRMDIDYVENYCLWTDVKLVLQTMWRILLMRASH
- a CDS encoding O-antigen ligase family protein, producing the protein MNTAISNIVAEPPPSRRVWMVGIFALLWAVFYLATPLDVRFTVSDTYDAVNGDMSDEDRAETNVEMATHANMARELSLLALAVFGVACLASRAERRVAPRIGGVFILGFLAWTLASAVWSGETGTTLRKAAVLGCLSMGALGVAKQFSLRQIACFAVFAGGLLLVADLSSELALGNFQPLDPEYRFTGLTWPAFNAWMLSITLLGAAVLYPTAGKWRTALVALSAAALGAILMAKTRASTAGLVAGVSVYAALTWPPRRTLLALFAGITCIAAGIMVLSLTTGNAGARLVDVVNLGRSESAEGISGRSQLWEDLMPFIADRPLTGYGYESFWTPSHLVQIGEDNWGAPDAHNGYINLTLGIGLIGAAAYVLVLLFGFCTAWIRSIKARSADYAFACGTIVVSAINAGFVSTQLSPALYSFVTLAILAHLGFIAEPIGKDLPRT
- a CDS encoding 7-carboxy-7-deazaguanine synthase QueE, producing MRIAEIFCSRQGEGMLSGTPSVFVRASGCNLRCRFCDTPYTSWNPEGDDLSVVEILRQVAGADCRHVVVTGGEPMLFAELIPLCEGLRQDGHHITIETAGTLVLPVECDLMSISPKLSNSTPSADRAPRWHSRHEASRHVPEVVRRLMRAYEYQLKFVVEARSDCDEVEAYLCEFPEIDRRRVLLMPQGVEVAQLAERAQWLAPLCAERGLTFCPRRHIEWYGNKRGT
- a CDS encoding glycosyltransferase gives rise to the protein MTATNVNPTKFSIVIATYRRPAMLRDTLLSLRTLKIPSSVALEVLIVDNDPGQSAVEVANELAAECEQSFALRYIAEPRTGLSHARNRGIEEAEGDFIGFLDDDVFISEHWLVAMLDCLERTGAVAVGGPYVNHWEEEPDPTVLACQYRLVAPDWGEHECTYQGRATPGGGNAVFRRRVFDTGLRFSPELGRIGNLLLSGEDTEVFRRLQKQGERLWYCPNAPMLHRISGERLTQAYLIRRSFWFGYSYAIIDSRIDGLAAQLLYAVARLGKLSLVDTCRFAFAKLRRSATGKLIARCSIATQWGYLRATFFPLPITDNPPPAAVVGVESQTSEAPTVSA
- the queF gene encoding preQ(1) synthase translates to MGAPSLTDNFRSILEMFDNQYAGRDYTIEIVCPEFTSVCPKTGQPDFATLTITYTPGRRCVELKSLKLYLQQFRNEGIFYEHATNRILDDLVAAIQPRRMTLIADFTPRGGISTRVSARFEQKRGQN
- a CDS encoding serine protease, whose product is MPAAPRLARHDIPLRARRFAAALLFALVVPANAFAQFAIWSAAPQTPHPAVVRVTAPERDGASLGSGTLVDVSQSHGLVLTNWHVVRDAVGNVIVSFPDGFQSPGFVLKTDRDWDLAAVAVWKPHVSPVPIATQAPRPGDILTIAGYGPGNYRAISGPCTEYLSPGPNLPYEIVELHAAARHGDSGGPILNSRGELAGVLFGEGDGDTSGTYCGRVRLFLNSIGQGAAPMVASTAPLRIVPSPNNPLVNQANRAATAGSAVAGSWPRTTNFPPISLPIGTMSTPPGGSQSYATTLPPPPMPDGAPQESPLGPAQIDPHCAGPLAAIISPLPPMPPSPTANSTGGANASSTSGQPRTAQPADISWEQIAGHTFGDQLKTVLAGIGAIIVFLQVVRKLV